A window of the Methyloprofundus sp. genome harbors these coding sequences:
- a CDS encoding 3-oxoacyl-[acyl-carrier-protein] synthase I: MENQYNLMQAVAITAYSALSACGAGNEALYQSLSQNQSALVPLELFTVPFTAYVGEIKQPLQSIRSELAAYDSRNSRVALTALNNAQDGVRTAIEIAKGQYGAHRIGVVIGTSTSGLYETEAAYAELLKTDKMPDDFHFVKQHAYQATARFMQLELGLTGACFAISTACSSGAKAIAAGQRLIANDVCDAVIVGGVDTLCRLTLRGFRSLELVAAKPCTPMDADRQGISIGEAAGLLVLEKKHAGNAGTMQVLAVGESSDAHHMSTPHPDGIGAALSMRNALQLAGLQPDMIDYLNLHATATKINDRVESKAVYSVFADQVPCSGTKGVTGHTLGAAGALETIIALQALQQQFMPATHGLQKLDADCQCQVLKEPVTKQNMKIAMSNSFGFGGNNASVIVAL, from the coding sequence ATGGAAAATCAGTACAATTTAATGCAAGCTGTTGCCATCACAGCCTATTCCGCTTTAAGTGCTTGTGGCGCGGGGAACGAGGCTTTATATCAGTCTTTATCTCAAAACCAATCAGCGCTCGTTCCGTTAGAATTATTTACTGTCCCGTTCACGGCTTATGTTGGTGAAATTAAACAGCCTTTACAAAGTATACGTTCTGAATTGGCTGCTTATGACAGCCGCAATTCGCGTGTTGCCTTAACAGCATTAAATAATGCGCAAGATGGGGTACGTACTGCGATTGAAATAGCTAAAGGTCAATACGGCGCACATCGAATCGGTGTGGTGATCGGTACCAGTACTTCGGGCTTGTATGAGACGGAAGCTGCTTATGCAGAATTACTCAAGACCGACAAAATGCCCGATGATTTCCACTTTGTAAAACAACATGCCTATCAAGCAACTGCCAGGTTTATGCAATTGGAGTTAGGTTTAACGGGAGCTTGTTTTGCTATTTCTACCGCCTGTTCTTCAGGTGCCAAAGCCATTGCTGCAGGCCAGCGTTTAATTGCCAATGATGTCTGTGATGCAGTGATTGTCGGTGGTGTTGACACTTTATGTCGGCTAACCTTACGTGGCTTTCGGAGCTTGGAACTCGTTGCAGCAAAACCGTGTACCCCTATGGATGCTGATAGACAAGGGATTAGTATTGGCGAAGCTGCTGGTTTGTTGGTTTTGGAAAAAAAGCATGCAGGCAATGCAGGAACAATGCAAGTTCTCGCGGTTGGTGAATCTTCCGATGCGCATCATATGAGTACACCGCACCCAGATGGTATTGGTGCAGCCTTGTCTATGAGAAATGCTTTGCAATTAGCGGGACTACAGCCGGATATGATTGATTATCTTAACCTGCATGCTACCGCAACCAAGATTAATGACCGTGTGGAAAGCAAAGCTGTTTATAGTGTCTTTGCTGATCAAGTGCCTTGTAGTGGTACTAAAGGTGTCACTGGGCATACTTTAGGGGCGGCGGGTGCGTTAGAAACAATTATTGCATTACAAGCTTTGCAACAGCAATTTATGCCAGCAACCCATGGCTTGCAAAAACTGGATGCAGACTGTCAATGCCAAGTGCTTAAAGAGCCTGTTACTAAGCAAAATATGAAGATAGCCATGAGTAATTCTTTTGGCTTTGGTGGTAATAATGCCAGCGTAATTGTAGCCCTATGA
- a CDS encoding glycosyltransferase, protein MNNKSTVSSSHLLMIPSYNTGALLQVTVAEALQQWLPVWVIIDGSDDGSELLLEPLQAQYPDALRVLKLSQNIGKGAAILEGITQAQAKGFTHVLTMDADHQHDVDFINPFMQMSNDNLTAMILGEPLFDDSAPMIRVQGRRISNWWVNLETWGWGIHDSLFGMRIYPIQDLMAVMHSTNWARRFDFEPEVAVRMAWRRVPVLNIATPVRYIATEEGGVSQFKYGRDNVLLVGMHIRLFLGFLLRLPKLILRKGC, encoded by the coding sequence ATGAATAATAAGAGTACAGTATCCAGTAGCCATTTGCTGATGATACCTAGTTACAATACAGGTGCGTTGTTACAGGTAACCGTAGCAGAAGCATTACAACAATGGTTGCCAGTTTGGGTGATTATTGATGGTAGCGATGATGGTAGTGAGTTGTTGTTAGAGCCATTACAGGCACAGTACCCTGATGCGTTAAGGGTGCTAAAATTGTCACAAAATATTGGCAAAGGTGCAGCAATACTAGAAGGTATTACGCAAGCGCAGGCCAAAGGATTCACTCATGTACTTACTATGGATGCTGATCACCAGCATGATGTTGATTTTATTAACCCCTTTATGCAAATGTCTAACGACAATCTAACTGCGATGATCTTGGGCGAACCATTATTTGATGATTCGGCCCCAATGATTCGAGTGCAGGGAAGGCGTATTTCTAATTGGTGGGTCAATTTAGAAACCTGGGGCTGGGGTATTCATGATTCTTTATTTGGCATGCGTATATACCCAATACAAGACTTAATGGCAGTGATGCACTCCACCAATTGGGCAAGGCGCTTTGATTTTGAACCTGAAGTGGCTGTACGCATGGCATGGCGTAGGGTACCTGTGCTAAATATTGCTACTCCAGTACGCTATATTGCCACAGAAGAAGGTGGGGTCAGCCAGTTTAAATATGGACGTGATAATGTCTTGTTAGTTGGTATGCATATACGCTTATTTTTGGGGTTTTTGCTGCGCTTGCCTAAGTTAATCTTGCGTAAGGGATGTTAG
- a CDS encoding diacylglycerol O-acyltransferasewax synthase, translated as MKQEHDFPNSMTLNGADFFLLQLDHIMWKLSGQRNICTFVVTLEERLEYEDLEKYLAVNTAYQWICRLRLQKGWPFALAKWGYNADLALPEIEQYQLDQPDALPTGLLEQPFNIVKQSAFKISLVQLAGAGSQLVFTWHHALMDAHGGEIFVRHLGGAEAIPAADWLTNDQGSVLPLRARADIALQMKEFLCHVSRLPFISFANKKKLKKNVHYQVLTFSAQQSKLITERARQHGAGFLVSAFYLATTAYAVAKVQSKRAPLESDMLVPIPLDRRKRGVQAPVLGNQVTFLFYRIPQAALESIGSCVTTLIAQMKDLMRSDNPRHYLIMMDFLRRVPGWLYRMQLTSPTNGQMASFHYSDTGDSLDLYDQLFACTVTNAIHYPPSMYPPGITFVFSRYRGAVQLTLGYMESILTDAELEQLLSELQLGLLGAENT; from the coding sequence ATGAAGCAGGAGCATGACTTTCCAAATAGCATGACCCTAAATGGGGCAGATTTTTTTCTGTTGCAACTTGATCACATTATGTGGAAATTAAGTGGCCAACGTAATATTTGTACCTTTGTGGTCACTTTAGAAGAACGCTTGGAATACGAGGATCTGGAGAAATATCTAGCTGTTAATACTGCTTATCAATGGATATGTCGGCTGCGCCTGCAAAAAGGCTGGCCGTTTGCTTTAGCTAAATGGGGTTATAACGCTGATTTGGCATTACCTGAAATAGAGCAGTATCAATTGGATCAGCCTGATGCTTTGCCTACAGGCTTATTAGAACAGCCTTTTAATATCGTCAAACAATCGGCCTTTAAAATCAGTTTAGTGCAGCTTGCTGGTGCTGGCTCGCAATTGGTCTTTACTTGGCATCATGCATTGATGGACGCACATGGTGGGGAAATATTTGTGCGTCATTTGGGCGGGGCTGAGGCTATACCAGCAGCAGATTGGCTCACTAATGATCAAGGCAGTGTACTACCATTACGTGCACGTGCCGATATTGCCTTGCAGATGAAAGAGTTTTTGTGTCATGTGTCTCGGCTACCATTTATTTCTTTTGCCAATAAAAAAAAGCTAAAGAAAAATGTACATTACCAAGTGCTGACTTTTAGCGCACAGCAAAGTAAGCTTATTACAGAACGTGCTCGTCAGCATGGGGCAGGTTTTTTAGTGAGTGCCTTTTATTTGGCAACAACGGCTTATGCGGTTGCTAAAGTACAAAGTAAAAGAGCGCCACTAGAGAGTGATATGTTGGTACCTATTCCTTTGGATCGCCGTAAGCGAGGTGTGCAAGCACCTGTGCTAGGCAATCAGGTGACCTTTCTTTTTTATCGCATTCCGCAAGCTGCCTTAGAAAGTATAGGGTCGTGTGTGACGACATTGATCGCACAAATGAAGGATTTAATGCGCTCTGACAACCCAAGGCATTATCTTATCATGATGGATTTTTTGCGTCGCGTGCCTGGTTGGTTATATCGGATGCAATTAACCTCGCCGACTAACGGACAAATGGCAAGCTTCCATTATTCTGATACGGGCGATTCATTGGATTTGTATGATCAATTATTTGCTTGTACAGTGACCAATGCCATACATTATCCACCCAGTATGTATCCACCTGGCATCACCTTTGTGTTTAGTCGTTACCGTGGTGCGGTGCAGCTTACCTTGGGGTATATGGAGTCGATACTGACGGATGCCGAGCTTGAACAGCTGTTATCTGAGTTACAGCTTGGTTTATTAGGGGCAGAAAATACATAG
- a CDS encoding ATP-dependent HslUV protease, peptidase subunit HslV, producing the protein MNFRGTTILSVRRGDKVVIGGDGQVTLGNTVMKGNARKVRRLYHGKIIAGFAGATADAFTLFEHFEGKLEKHHGNLTRAAVEMAKDWRTERALRKLEALLSIADSKTSLIISGNGDVIEPEHDLIAIGSGGPFAQSAAHALLENTDLSAREIVEKSLNIAADICIYTNHNLRIEELDAEPQD; encoded by the coding sequence GTGAACTTTAGAGGAACAACAATTCTTTCTGTACGCCGTGGCGATAAAGTCGTGATTGGTGGTGATGGTCAAGTAACTTTGGGCAATACAGTTATGAAAGGCAATGCACGCAAAGTACGTCGTTTATATCACGGTAAAATTATTGCAGGCTTTGCTGGCGCAACAGCTGATGCATTTACATTATTTGAACACTTCGAAGGCAAGCTGGAAAAGCATCATGGCAACCTCACCCGCGCTGCAGTAGAAATGGCGAAAGATTGGCGCACTGAACGCGCATTGCGCAAACTTGAGGCTCTATTAAGCATTGCTGATAGCAAAACCTCATTAATCATCTCAGGAAATGGTGATGTCATTGAACCTGAGCATGATCTTATCGCCATTGGTTCAGGCGGTCCTTTTGCACAATCGGCAGCGCATGCACTATTAGAAAACACTGACTTAAGTGCTAGAGAAATTGTGGAAAAATCACTTAATATTGCAGCTGATATCTGCATTTATACCAACCACAACTTGCGAATTGAAGAATTAGACGCGGAACCACAGGACTAA
- a CDS encoding transposase, IS3 family has translation MTLLADRQHYEELINEAILAGARKHKACEIIGLSVRTLQRWQSEGEISADKRPMAKRPEPTNKLTAEERQLIIETCNLEEFSSLPPSQIVPILADRGEYIASESSFYRVLKEEGMLHHRGKAKVRNGHNKPTSYTAKKANEVWSWDISYLPTTVIGQHYYLYMIEDIYSRKVVGWEVHANETGEQAAELLERSIWSEKCRKQDLVLHSDNGAPMKSLTMQAKMHDLGVISSRSRPRVSNDNPYSESLFRTVKYCPRWPSEGFDSLEGARQWVQGFVYWYNNEHRHSRIKFVTPNQRHEGLDAEILKKREVLYQQKRNEHPERWSGGIRNWEPEGAVELNPEQNKEAA, from the coding sequence TTGACCTTACTCGCTGATAGGCAGCACTATGAAGAATTGATTAATGAAGCCATTTTGGCAGGCGCAAGAAAACATAAGGCTTGCGAGATCATAGGGCTATCAGTGCGGACGTTGCAGCGATGGCAATCCGAAGGTGAAATATCGGCAGATAAACGCCCGATGGCGAAGCGCCCGGAGCCCACCAACAAGCTAACCGCAGAGGAAAGGCAATTGATCATTGAAACCTGTAACTTGGAAGAGTTTTCTTCATTGCCGCCCAGTCAAATCGTACCGATATTGGCCGACAGAGGAGAATACATTGCTTCCGAATCAAGCTTTTACCGTGTATTAAAGGAAGAAGGCATGTTGCATCACAGAGGAAAGGCAAAGGTCAGAAATGGCCATAATAAACCGACAAGTTACACGGCCAAGAAAGCTAATGAAGTATGGAGCTGGGATATTAGTTATTTACCCACCACCGTCATAGGTCAGCATTATTACCTCTATATGATAGAAGACATATACAGTCGAAAAGTGGTTGGCTGGGAAGTGCATGCCAATGAAACGGGAGAACAGGCGGCAGAGTTGCTGGAGCGTAGCATTTGGTCAGAAAAATGCAGAAAACAGGATCTGGTTTTACACTCGGATAATGGTGCACCAATGAAGAGCCTTACCATGCAAGCAAAAATGCATGATTTGGGTGTCATTAGTTCCCGTAGTCGACCACGGGTCAGTAATGACAACCCGTATTCCGAATCATTATTTAGAACGGTAAAATATTGCCCGCGGTGGCCATCTGAAGGGTTTGATTCTTTAGAGGGCGCAAGACAATGGGTACAAGGTTTTGTGTATTGGTACAACAATGAGCATCGCCATAGTCGAATCAAATTTGTTACACCCAACCAAAGACATGAAGGGCTTGATGCTGAGATATTGAAGAAGCGAGAAGTGCTGTATCAACAAAAAAGAAATGAGCATCCAGAACGATGGTCTGGAGGTATAAGAAACTGGGAGCCGGAAGGTGCTGTGGAGCTAAATCCAGAGCAAAATAAAGAGGCTGCTTAA
- a CDS encoding long-chain acyl-CoA synthetase: protein MISTYQLLEFAAQSWPDSPAIIDKGGAVSYSELYAQTEVLKAELLRLGLLKGQGLGVMARNGSAFVAMMFAGMGCGAVVLPISHQLKAAEIDALMNDTQLHAVLDDQSGVQPVDTDVEMITYAQQTLRFASLERLENKPLTPLNDAAFIRYTSGTTGRSKGVVLTHQSILQRVAVTQKALNLIADDAVLWVLPMAFHFLVTILVYIRAGTRIIVCKDLLAHTIIQDANQHHATMLYAAPMHFRLLAADLSAEQMPTLQSAISTSAAIPLNIAEKFAKRFNLPVTQAYGIIELGLPLLDSTPDNAKNPQSVGFPISEFSIELLNADNEPVAEKEVGRLAIRGPGMFDAYLKPWQTREQVMDNGWFMTGDLAQREADGRIVVCGREKTMINVSGNKAFPEEIEAVLNKHTAIVAAHVYGQQHPLMGEIVCAEVVLVENAELDVEAILRFCRAQLSAYKIPQRLKQVAQIAHTQSGKIIRVKASQVSMNA, encoded by the coding sequence ATGATTTCCACATATCAATTATTAGAATTTGCAGCACAGTCGTGGCCGGATAGTCCTGCGATTATCGATAAAGGTGGCGCGGTCAGTTACAGTGAGTTATATGCACAAACAGAAGTGCTAAAAGCAGAGTTATTGCGTTTAGGCTTGCTTAAAGGGCAGGGCTTAGGAGTGATGGCACGAAATGGTAGTGCATTTGTAGCGATGATGTTTGCAGGCATGGGCTGTGGAGCAGTGGTATTACCTATTTCGCACCAATTGAAAGCGGCAGAAATTGATGCGCTGATGAATGATACTCAGTTACATGCAGTACTTGATGATCAATCTGGTGTGCAACCAGTGGATACTGATGTTGAAATGATTACTTATGCACAACAAACTTTACGTTTTGCCAGCCTAGAGCGTCTTGAAAATAAGCCGCTAACCCCTTTAAATGATGCTGCTTTTATTCGCTATACTTCGGGAACCACAGGGCGTAGCAAAGGTGTGGTGTTAACTCACCAAAGTATTTTGCAGCGCGTTGCAGTCACTCAGAAAGCACTCAATTTAATAGCAGATGATGCTGTTTTATGGGTGTTGCCGATGGCATTTCATTTTCTAGTAACCATTTTAGTTTATATTCGTGCGGGTACACGCATCATAGTCTGTAAAGATTTATTGGCACATACGATTATCCAGGATGCTAACCAGCATCATGCAACGATGTTATATGCTGCACCGATGCATTTTCGGTTATTAGCGGCAGATTTATCGGCTGAACAGATGCCGACATTACAATCTGCCATATCGACTTCAGCTGCAATACCGCTTAATATTGCAGAAAAATTTGCTAAGCGTTTTAACCTGCCAGTGACCCAAGCCTATGGCATTATTGAACTAGGCTTGCCGCTATTAGATAGTACGCCTGATAATGCAAAGAACCCACAAAGTGTTGGTTTCCCCATTAGTGAATTTTCTATTGAGCTATTGAATGCTGATAATGAACCCGTTGCAGAGAAGGAGGTTGGCCGCTTAGCGATTCGTGGGCCTGGGATGTTTGATGCTTATCTCAAACCTTGGCAAACAAGAGAGCAAGTTATGGATAATGGTTGGTTTATGACTGGCGATCTTGCACAGAGAGAAGCGGATGGCAGAATTGTTGTGTGTGGGCGTGAAAAAACCATGATTAATGTCTCGGGTAATAAAGCATTCCCTGAAGAAATTGAGGCGGTGTTAAATAAACATACTGCTATTGTTGCTGCACATGTCTATGGACAGCAGCACCCGTTGATGGGGGAGATTGTTTGTGCTGAAGTGGTATTGGTGGAAAATGCTGAATTGGATGTAGAGGCAATATTGCGCTTTTGTCGTGCTCAACTGTCTGCTTATAAAATTCCACAAAGATTAAAGCAAGTAGCACAGATTGCACACACTCAAAGTGGTAAAATTATAAGAGTTAAAGCTTCACAGGTAAGTATGAACGCTTAA
- a CDS encoding 3-oxoacyl-[acyl-carrier protein] reductase: MKKALITGGSGDIGSAICTRLAQNDIHVIVHSNHNFDKAQQLADNIKQQGGSAEAIAFDVCDAQATEDAVKQLSESGLIQIIINNAGIHRDAPLVGMSRQNWTDVIDVSLHGFYNVTQPLLMPMIQSRWGRIINMSSVAGVMGNRGQCNYSAAKAALQGATKSLAQELASRKITVNAIAPGIIQGNMTENSFDAQAIKNIVPMKRAGKPEEVAALAAFLCSDDASYISGQIININGAMA; encoded by the coding sequence ATGAAAAAAGCACTTATTACCGGCGGCAGTGGCGATATAGGCTCCGCCATCTGCACTCGCCTCGCACAAAATGACATCCACGTAATTGTGCATAGCAATCATAATTTTGACAAGGCCCAACAACTCGCCGACAACATCAAACAACAAGGTGGTTCCGCTGAAGCCATTGCTTTTGATGTTTGCGATGCACAAGCAACCGAAGACGCAGTAAAACAACTATCTGAATCTGGATTGATTCAAATCATTATCAATAATGCAGGTATTCATCGTGATGCTCCTTTAGTCGGTATGAGTCGTCAAAACTGGACTGATGTCATCGATGTCTCTCTACATGGTTTTTATAATGTCACCCAACCCTTGCTAATGCCCATGATTCAAAGTCGCTGGGGGCGCATTATCAACATGTCATCAGTTGCAGGCGTAATGGGTAATCGTGGTCAATGTAATTATTCTGCCGCCAAAGCCGCCTTACAGGGGGCAACTAAGTCCCTTGCGCAAGAACTTGCCTCACGCAAAATAACGGTCAATGCCATTGCCCCTGGCATTATTCAAGGCAATATGACTGAAAATAGCTTCGATGCACAAGCCATCAAAAATATCGTACCGATGAAACGTGCAGGAAAGCCTGAAGAAGTAGCCGCCCTTGCTGCCTTTTTATGCTCTGACGATGCGAGTTATATTTCTGGCCAAATTATTAATATTAATGGGGCAATGGCTTAA
- a CDS encoding acyl carrier protein: MSQELVAELKTLFIEGLHLEDISADEIGVDDPLFGEGLGLDSIDALEIAVLLDRQYGVKITSEDDRNQEIFASLNSLAEFVTENRSK, translated from the coding sequence ATGTCTCAAGAGTTGGTTGCGGAATTAAAAACATTGTTCATTGAAGGGCTGCACTTAGAAGATATTAGTGCTGATGAAATTGGAGTTGACGACCCCTTGTTTGGTGAGGGTTTGGGGTTAGATTCGATTGATGCTTTAGAAATTGCAGTCTTATTAGATCGTCAATATGGTGTAAAAATTACCTCGGAAGATGATCGTAATCAAGAGATCTTTGCTTCATTAAATTCATTGGCTGAATTTGTAACGGAAAATAGAAGTAAATAG
- a CDS encoding transposase, IS3 family has translation MGTQHYSKQFKEAIIKKLNQSELSLRQFAKQESMNPSTLYKWKEEFKISGLSVSKEIPPEQWSAEEKFAVVLEIATLSEIEVSEYCRSKGLYPEQINTWKQACIAGNVRQAGNKKALQAATKSDKKRIKELEKELNRKEKALAETAALLVLRKKFNAYWGEDEDN, from the coding sequence ATGGGAACTCAACATTATTCAAAGCAGTTTAAAGAAGCGATCATTAAAAAGCTGAATCAAAGTGAACTATCTCTCAGGCAGTTTGCCAAACAAGAAAGCATGAATCCTTCTACGCTTTATAAATGGAAAGAAGAATTTAAAATATCAGGATTGTCCGTGTCAAAAGAAATTCCCCCTGAACAATGGTCAGCGGAAGAAAAATTTGCAGTCGTTTTAGAAATAGCGACCTTATCTGAAATTGAAGTAAGCGAATATTGTCGAAGCAAAGGTTTGTATCCAGAGCAGATAAATACTTGGAAGCAAGCGTGCATAGCAGGTAATGTACGCCAGGCAGGTAACAAGAAGGCCCTGCAGGCAGCCACTAAATCCGATAAAAAACGGATAAAAGAGTTAGAAAAAGAGCTCAACAGAAAAGAAAAAGCCTTGGCAGAAACGGCAGCCTTACTGGTGCTTAGAAAAAAGTTCAATGCCTATTGGGGAGAAGACGAGGACAATTGA
- a CDS encoding ATP-dependent HslUV protease ATP-binding subunit HslU, translated as MTQMTPKEIAHELDRHIIGQASAKRSVAIALRNRWRRAQVDESIRDEITPKNILMIGPTGVGKTEIARRLARLANAPFIKIEATKFTEVGYVGRDVESIVRDLVETAVKMTREQEMESVQHRAMDAAEEEVLDILLPRADGGMLSDTEEATRQKMRKKLREGDFDSKEIEIEVQASRIGVEIMAPPGMEEMTNQLQGMFQNLGSEKTKDRKLPVKEALKLLTEEHAAKLVNEDELKLSAIEAVEQHGIVFLDEIDKVCKRSDSGGGDVSREGVQRDLLPLVEGSTVSTKYGMIKTDHILFIASGAFHIAKPSDLIPELQGRFPIRVELDALTTADFVRILTEPKASLTEQYQALLATEGVNVSFTEDGIQRIAELGWEVNEKTENIGARRLHTILERLLETVSFDAPDLMNKDIVVDAAYVNQYLSELAQDEDLSRYIL; from the coding sequence ATGACACAGATGACTCCCAAAGAAATTGCCCATGAATTAGACCGACACATTATCGGCCAAGCAAGTGCTAAACGCTCTGTTGCGATTGCACTGCGTAATCGCTGGCGTCGGGCGCAAGTTGATGAATCTATTCGCGACGAAATCACGCCTAAAAACATTCTAATGATTGGCCCAACTGGGGTGGGTAAGACTGAAATTGCACGCCGTCTAGCACGTCTTGCCAATGCACCGTTTATCAAAATTGAAGCAACCAAGTTTACTGAAGTAGGCTATGTTGGCCGTGATGTTGAATCCATTGTCCGCGACTTGGTTGAAACCGCAGTCAAAATGACCCGCGAGCAAGAAATGGAATCTGTCCAACACCGCGCGATGGATGCAGCGGAAGAAGAAGTTTTAGATATTTTATTACCCCGCGCGGATGGCGGCATGCTGTCAGATACTGAAGAAGCGACCCGCCAAAAAATGCGTAAGAAATTACGCGAAGGCGATTTCGATAGCAAAGAAATTGAAATTGAAGTACAAGCTTCACGCATCGGTGTTGAAATTATGGCACCTCCAGGCATGGAAGAAATGACCAACCAGTTACAAGGTATGTTCCAAAACCTAGGTAGCGAAAAAACTAAAGATCGTAAACTACCAGTTAAAGAAGCACTTAAATTATTAACTGAAGAACATGCAGCTAAATTAGTTAATGAAGATGAGTTAAAACTCTCCGCAATCGAAGCGGTGGAACAACACGGTATCGTTTTCTTGGATGAGATTGATAAAGTTTGTAAACGCTCTGATAGTGGCGGCGGCGATGTTTCACGCGAAGGTGTGCAAAGAGATTTATTACCGCTGGTTGAAGGTAGTACCGTCAGCACTAAATATGGCATGATCAAAACAGACCATATTTTATTTATTGCTTCAGGTGCTTTCCATATTGCTAAACCCTCTGATTTAATTCCTGAATTACAAGGGCGCTTTCCGATACGCGTTGAATTAGATGCCTTAACGACGGCTGATTTTGTGCGCATCCTAACTGAGCCTAAAGCCTCATTAACCGAGCAATATCAAGCACTTTTAGCAACAGAAGGTGTTAATGTCAGTTTTACTGAAGATGGCATTCAGCGTATTGCCGAACTAGGCTGGGAAGTAAATGAAAAAACCGAGAATATCGGTGCACGTCGTTTGCATACTATCTTAGAGCGCTTATTAGAAACCGTTTCTTTTGATGCCCCTGACTTAATGAATAAAGATATTGTTGTTGATGCTGCTTATGTAAACCAATATTTATCCGAATTGGCTCAGGACGAAGATTTAAGCCGTTACATACTATAA
- a CDS encoding D-alanine--poly(phosphoribitol) ligase subunit 2 — protein MKQKIRTFIFDELIFVPEPGKFSDDDDLLEAGLDSMGIMRLIMFIEEQFGVTLPDTEIDPDNVKSFNALAQWVLGHQK, from the coding sequence ATGAAACAAAAAATTCGCACCTTTATATTCGATGAACTTATTTTTGTGCCAGAACCAGGTAAGTTTTCTGATGATGATGACTTATTAGAAGCTGGCTTAGATAGCATGGGAATTATGCGTTTGATTATGTTTATCGAAGAACAATTTGGCGTTACTCTACCCGATACTGAAATCGACCCTGATAATGTCAAATCATTTAATGCACTAGCGCAATGGGTACTAGGTCACCAAAAATGA
- a CDS encoding acyl carrier protein encodes MSAAKLSAEEIAGQLCGFLRENVLAPNIEVTADTALTDIGVDSFSLMELVLFIERQFGLELPAESLSPENIASVATLSAYCVKSLNSTTV; translated from the coding sequence ATGAGTGCAGCGAAATTAAGTGCTGAAGAAATTGCGGGTCAGTTATGTGGTTTTTTACGTGAGAATGTATTGGCACCCAACATAGAAGTGACCGCGGATACCGCATTAACCGATATTGGGGTGGATTCCTTTTCTTTGATGGAATTAGTGTTATTTATTGAGCGGCAGTTTGGATTGGAATTGCCCGCTGAATCTTTAAGTCCAGAAAATATTGCCAGTGTGGCAACGTTGAGTGCTTATTGTGTTAAAAGTTTAAATAGCACTACTGTATGA
- a CDS encoding anti-repressor protein codes for MDITPTVLAPLESNTNNTPAELISESKKLPTKSELLQQALVVIDKDHKQVCTNTLKVAEHFGKRPADINRRINNLMKKGKCKIAPTYYLDEQGRKQKYYVLNRKIFSQVVLGFTGDKAEDFRTEYVEQFEKNLAELLEWRNTRHDVIQPTKIANDSIEWLRLELIKEIPESRKPRLIYIHIQNQINRLASGNAGIKRNDMTTEQLQIVEWLEIQVHEEIERLKTLGFSAVEIREQVLELIKET; via the coding sequence ATGGATATTACACCAACTGTACTCGCACCACTTGAAAGTAATACCAACAATACACCAGCTGAGTTAATCAGTGAATCAAAAAAACTCCCCACCAAATCAGAATTATTGCAGCAAGCTTTAGTTGTTATTGATAAAGACCATAAGCAAGTATGCACCAATACCCTTAAAGTTGCTGAGCATTTTGGTAAAAGACCCGCCGATATAAATAGGCGAATTAACAATTTAATGAAAAAAGGTAAGTGCAAAATTGCACCGACCTATTACTTGGATGAGCAAGGCAGAAAACAAAAATACTATGTATTAAATAGAAAAATTTTTTCTCAGGTTGTTTTAGGTTTTACGGGTGATAAAGCTGAAGATTTTAGAACTGAATATGTAGAGCAGTTCGAGAAAAACTTAGCAGAATTGTTAGAGTGGCGTAACACTCGCCACGACGTTATTCAGCCGACAAAAATAGCGAATGATTCAATTGAATGGTTGAGGCTTGAACTAATAAAGGAGATCCCAGAATCAAGAAAACCAAGGCTTATTTATATTCATATTCAAAACCAAATCAATAGGCTAGCAAGCGGTAATGCAGGAATAAAACGAAATGATATGACCACGGAACAGCTGCAAATTGTCGAATGGCTGGAAATACAAGTACATGAAGAAATAGAAAGACTAAAAACACTGGGCTTTTCTGCTGTCGAGATTAGAGAGCAAGTACTTGAATTAATTAAGGAGACTTAA